One part of the Nymphaea colorata isolate Beijing-Zhang1983 chromosome 8, ASM883128v2, whole genome shotgun sequence genome encodes these proteins:
- the LOC116259234 gene encoding cytochrome P450 78A11-like, translating into MKMDVGTGSPQPAKDPSWFLYTLSAMLGSKTFGVCDGWGLLSLAAAFLASFVLSWWFTSGGIAWRNGRNSRGLVPIPGPRGLPMIGSLHALSVGLAHRTLRAMVDGLGAKQLMAFSLGSTPAVVASEPQTAREILTSPHFADRPIKLSARQLMFERAMGFAPSGSYWKLLRRIAASHLFAPRRIAAHEPGRQADAAIMLRAIAAEQRADGIVSLRRHLQLAALNNIMGSVFGRRYEVSASSEDREVTELREMVREGFDLLGAFNWSDFLPWLGFICDPHGIRARCAALVPRVRAFVSGVICEHKMKRSSSSSLGDAADFVDVLLTLEGEEKLQEDDMIAVLWEMIFRGTDTTALLTEWVMAELVLNPHIQEKLQRELDEVVGKERSVEDADVAKLPYLQAVVKETLRVHPPGPLLSWARLSTSDVQLSNGMVVPAGTTAMVNMWAITHDGSVWEDAGKFRPERFVEREGGECVDVRGNDLRLAPFGAGRRVCPGKNLGLVTVSLWVAKLVHHFSWAQAPGKAVDLSEVLKLACEMKHPLCAVAVPRGVAL; encoded by the exons atgaaaatggaTGTGGGGACGGGCTCACCCCAACCAGCGAAGGACCCAAGCTGGTTCCTCTACACTCTCTCCGCCATGCTCGGCTCCAAGACCTTTGGGGTTTGTGACGGCTGGGGTCTACTATCGTTGGCAGCTGCCTTTCTCGCTAGCTTTGTCCTGTCCTGGTGGTTCACCTCCGGCGGCATCGCCTGGAGAAACGGACGCAACTCGCGCGGGTTGGTCCCCATCCCCGGGCCGAGGGGACTGCCTATGATTGGCAGCCTCCACGCCCTAAGCGTCGGCCTGGCTCATCGTACCCTCCGCGCCATGGTCGACGGGCTCGGCGCCAAGCAGCTCATGGCCTTCAGCCTCGGCTCCACGCCTGCCGTCGTGGCCTCCGAGCCGCAGACTGCCAGGGAGATTCTCACCTCCCCTCACTTCGCAGACCGCCCTATCAAGCTGTCGGCTCGACAGCTGATGTTCGAGCGAGCCATGGGATTCGCCCCCAGCGGCTCCTACTGGAAGCTCCTTCGCAGGATAGCGGCGTCCCACCTGTTCGCTCCCAGGCGCATTGCGGCCCACGAGCCTGGCCGTCAGGCCGATGCCGCCATCATGCTTCGCGCCATCGCGGCCGAGCAGCGGGCCGACGGCATCGTGTCTCTCCGGCGCCACCTCCAGCTTGCTGCTCTCAACAACATCATGGGCAGCGTCTTCGGTCGGCGGTACGAAGTGTCGGCATCGTCGGAAGACCGCGAAGTGACGGAGCTGAGGGAAATGGTGCGCGAGGGATTCGATCTGCTCGGGGCTTTCAACTGGTCCGACTTTCTGCCGTGGCTCGGCTTCATCTGCGACCCGCACGGCATCCGCGCTCGCTGCGCTGCCTTGGTCCCTCGAGTCCGAGCCTTCGTGAGCGGCGTCATTTGCGAACACAAGATGAAAAGAAGCTCCAGTTCTAGCTTAGGGGATGCCGCTGACTTCGTGGACGTTCTGCTCACTCTGGAAGGGGAGGAGAAGCTTCAGGAGGATGACATGATCGCGGTGCTATGG GAAATGATTTTCCGGGGAACTGACACCACGGCCCTGCTGACCGAGTGGGTGATGGCGGAGCTTGTGCTTAACCCGCATATTCAGGAGAAGCTTCAGAGGGAGTTGGACGAGGTGGTTGGGAAGGAGAGAAGCGTGGAGGACGCGGACGTCGCCAAGCTGCCCTACCTGCAGGCGGTGGTGAAGGAAACGCTGAGGGTGCACCCACCCGGCCCTCTGCTATCGTGGGCAAGGCTGTCGACGAGCGACGTGCAGCTGAGCAACGGGATGGTGGTGCCGGCGGGAACGACGGCCATGGTGAACATGTGGGCCATCACGCACGACGGCAGCGTGTGGGAGGACGCTGGGAAGTTCAGGCCAGAGAGGTTCGTGGAGAGGGAAGGAGGGGAGTGCGTGGACGTGAGGGGGAACGACCTGAGGCTGGCGCCGTTCGGTGCGGGCAGGCGGGTGTGCCCGGGCAAGAACCTGGGCCTGGTCACCGTCAGCTTGTGGGTGGCCAAGCTGGTGCACCACTTCAGCTGGGCGCAGGCGCCGGGCAAGGCGGTGGACCTCAGCGAGGTGCTCAAGTTGGCCTGTGAGATGAAACATCCTCTGTGTGCTGTGGCGGTGCCTCGGGGCGTGGCTCTCTAG
- the LOC116259195 gene encoding cytochrome P450 78A11-like: MDVGLSSSQASKDPSWLFYTLSAFVGSKTLGFCDAFTLLSLAIALFATLAVSWWLSSGGAAWKNGRNSRGAVSIPGPRGLPIVGSLHVLSVGLAHRTLQAMAHRLNAKKLMAFSLGSTPAVVASEPQTAKEILTSPHFADRPIKLSARQLLFERAMGFAPSGFYWKLLRRIASSHLFAPRRIAAHESGRQADASAMLEAIAAEQRDNGFVSLRSHLQGAALNNIMGSVFGRRYDLSSSAEDREVTELREMVREGFDLLGSFNWSDFLPWLSFFYDPSGIRARCAALVPRVRTFVQGIIREHKLKRESGSNLADGADFVDVLLSLEGEEKLQEDDMIAVLWEMIFRGTDTTALLTEWVMAELVLNPHIQQKLQRELDDVVGKERSVQDTDVAKLPYLQAVVKETLRVHPPGPLLSWARLSTSDVQLSNGMVVPAGTTAMVNMWAITHDNNVWKDAGTFKPERFVEKEGGECVDVRGNDLRLAPFGAGRRVCPGKNLGLVTVSLWVAKLVHHFSWEKAPGKEVDLTEVLKLSSEMKNPLCAVATHRAAIAF, encoded by the exons ATGGATGTTGGGTTGTCTTCCTCCCAGGCAAGCAAGGACCCCAGCTGGTTATTCTACACCCTCTCTGCCTTCGTCGGCTCCAAGACCCTCGGCTTCTGCGATGCCTTCACCCTTCTCTCGCTTGCAATTGCTCTCTTCGCCACGCTCGCTGTCTCCTGGTGGCTCTCCTCTGGTGGCGCCGCTTGGAAGAACGGCCGCAACTCTCGCGGTGCCGTCTCCATTCCCGGGCCCAGGGGACTGCCCATCGTAGGCAGCCTCCACGTCCTGAGTGTCGGCCTCGCCCACCGCACCCTCCAGGCCATGGCCCACCGCCTTAATGCTAAGAAGCTGATGGCTTTCAGCCTCGGCTCCACACCGGCGGTCGTCGCCTCCGAGCCACAGACGGCCAAGGAGATCCTCACCTCCCCTCACTTTGCCGACCGCCCCATCAAGCTGTCTGCCCGTCAGCTGCTCTTCGAGAGGGCCATGGGCTTCGCCCCCAGTGGCTTCTACTGGAAACTCCTCCGTAGGATCGCATCCTCACATCTCTTTGCCCCTCGACGCATTGCTGCCCACGAGTCCGGTCGCCAGGCCGATGCTTCCGCTATGCTCGAAGCTATCGCAGCTGAGCAAAGGGACAATGGTTTCGTGTCGCTAAGGTCCCACCTGCAAGGCGCCGCACTGAACAACATAATGGGAAGCGTCTTCGGCCGGCGTTACGACCTTTCCTCGTCCGCAGAGGATCGGGAGGTGACGGAGTTGAGGGAGATGGTGCGCGAGGGGTTCGACCTGCTGGGCTCCTTCAACTGGTCCGACTTCCTGCCATGGCTCAGTTTCTTCTACGACCCCAGCGGCATTAGAGCCCGTTGTGCCGCTCTCGTCCCTCGAGTCAGAACCTTCGTCCAAGGCATCATCCGGGAGCACAAACTCAAGAGGGAATCCGGCTCCAACCTCGCCGATGGTGCTGACTTCGTTGACGTCCTGCTCTCTCTGGAAGGCGAGGAGAAGCTCCAAGAGGACGACATGATCGCAGTGCTATGG GAGATGATTTTTCGGGGAACTGACACCACCGCCCTTCTGACCGAGTGGGTGATGGCAGAGCTGGTGCTTAACCCTCATATTCAGCAAAAGCTTCAGAGGGAGTTGGATGATGTGGTTGGGAAGGAGAGGAGCGTGCAGGACACCGACGTCGCGAAGTTGCCTTACCTGCAGGCGGTTGTGAAGGAGACGCTAAGGGTGCACCCTCCCGGCCCTCTCCTATCGTGGGCAAGGCTGTCGACGAGCGACGTGCAGCTGAGCAACGGGATGGTGGTGCCGGCGGGGACGACGGCCATGGTTAACATGTGGGCCATCACACACGACAACAACGTGTGGAAGGACGCTGGGACATTCAAGCCGGAGAGGTTCGTTGAGAAGGAAGGAGGGGAATGCGTGGACGTGAGGGGGAACGACCTGAGGCTGGCGCCGTTCGGCGCCGGCAGGAGGGTGTGCCCTGGCAAGAACCTGGGTCTGGTCACCGTCAGCCTGTGGGTGGCCAAGCTGGTGCACCATTTCAGCTGGGAGAAGGCACCTGGGAAGGAGGTGGACCTGACGGAGGTGCTGAAACTATCCTCAGAGATGAAGAACCCTCTCTGTGCTGTTGCTACCCATCGTGCTGCCATTGCGTTTTAA
- the LOC116259571 gene encoding cytochrome P450 78A11-like, which translates to MDVGLSSSQASKDPSWLFYTLSAFVGSKTLGFCDAFTLLSLAIALFATLAVSWWLSSGGAAWKNGRNSRGAVSIPGPRGLPIVGSLHVLSVGLAHRTLQAMAHRLNAKKLMAFSLGSTPAVVASEPQTAKEILTSPHFADRPIKLSARQLLFERAMGFAPSGFYWKLLRRIASSHLFAPRRIAAHESGRQADASAMLEAIAAEQRDNGFVSLRSHLQGAALNNIMGSVFGRRYDLSSSAEDREVTELREMVREGFDLLGSFNWSDFLPWLSFFYDPSGIRARCAALVPRVRTFVQGIIREHKLKRESGSNLADGADFVDVLLSLEGEEKLQEDDMIAVLWEMIFRGTDTTALLTEWVMAELVLNPHIQQKLQRELDDVVGKERSVQDTDVAKLPYLQAVVKETLRVHPPGPLLSWARLSTSDVQLSNGMVVPAGTTAMVNMWAITHDNNVWKDAGTFKPERFVEKEGGECVDVRGNDLRLAPFGAGRRVCPGKNLGLVTVSLWVAKLVHHFSWEKAPGKEVDLTEVLKLSSEMKNPLCVVAIPRAAAAAL; encoded by the exons ATGGATGTTGGGTTGTCTTCCTCCCAGGCAAGCAAGGACCCCAGCTGGTTATTCTACACCCTCTCTGCCTTCGTCGGCTCCAAGACCCTCGGCTTCTGCGATGCCTTCACCCTTCTCTCGCTTGCAATTGCTCTCTTCGCCACGCTCGCTGTCTCCTGGTGGCTCTCCTCTGGTGGCGCCGCTTGGAAGAACGGCCGCAACTCTCGCGGCGCCGTCTCCATTCCCGGGCCCAGGGGACTGCCCATCGTAGGCAGCCTCCACGTCCTGAGTGTCGGCCTCGCCCACCGCACCCTCCAGGCCATGGCCCACCGCCTTAATGCTAAGAAGCTGATGGCTTTCAGCCTCGGCTCCACACCGGCGGTCGTCGCCTCCGAGCCACAGACGGCCAAGGAGATCCTCACCTCCCCTCACTTTGCCGACCGCCCCATCAAGCTGTCTGCCCGTCAGCTGCTCTTCGAGAGGGCCATGGGCTTCGCCCCCAGTGGCTTCTACTGGAAACTCCTCCGTAGGATCGCATCCTCACATCTCTTTGCCCCTCGACGCATTGCTGCCCACGAGTCCGGTCGCCAGGCCGATGCTTCCGCTATGCTCGAAGCTATCGCAGCTGAGCAAAGGGACAATGGTTTCGTGTCGCTAAGGTCCCACCTGCAAGGCGCCGCACTGAACAACATAATGGGAAGCGTCTTCGGCCGGCGTTACGACCTTTCCTCGTCCGCAGAGGATCGGGAGGTGACGGAGTTGAGGGAGATGGTGCGCGAGGGGTTCGACCTGCTGGGCTCCTTCAACTGGTCCGACTTCCTGCCATGGCTCAGTTTCTTCTACGACCCCAGCGGCATTAGAGCCCGTTGTGCCGCTCTCGTCCCTCGAGTCAGAACCTTCGTCCAAGGCATCATCCGGGAGCACAAACTCAAGAGGGAATCCGGCTCCAACCTCGCCGATGGTGCTGACTTCGTTGACGTCCTGCTCTCTCTGGAAGGCGAGGAGAAGCTCCAAGAGGACGACATGATCGCAGTGCTATGG GAGATGATTTTTCGGGGAACTGACACCACCGCCCTTCTGACCGAGTGGGTGATGGCAGAGCTGGTGCTTAACCCTCATATTCAGCAAAAGCTTCAGAGGGAGTTGGATGATGTGGTTGGGAAGGAGAGGAGCGTGCAGGACACCGACGTCGCGAAGTTGCCTTACCTGCAGGCGGTTGTGAAGGAGACGCTAAGGGTGCACCCTCCCGGCCCTCTCCTATCGTGGGCAAGGCTGTCGACGAGCGACGTGCAGCTGAGCAACGGGATGGTGGTGCCGGCGGGGACGACGGCCATGGTTAACATGTGGGCCATCACACACGACAACAACGTGTGGAAGGACGCCGGGACATTCAAGCCGGAGAGGTTCGTTGAGAAGGAAGGAGGGGAATGCGTGGACGTGAGGGGGAACGACCTGAGGCTGGCGCCGTTCGGCGCCGGCAGGAGGGTGTGCCCTGGCAAGAACCTGGGCCTGGTCACCGTCAGCCTGTGGGTGGCCAAGCTGGTGCACCATTTCAGCTGGGAGAAGGCGCCTGGCAAGGAGGTGGACCTGACGGAGGTGCTGAAACTATCCTCAGAGATGAAGAACCCTCTCTGTGTTGTGGCCATCCCtcgtgctgctgctgctgccctTTAA